The Alnus glutinosa chromosome 8, dhAlnGlut1.1, whole genome shotgun sequence DNA segment ATCATGAATTGTGTAAGAagttaaatcttaatttatttacgcttgcatatattaataattgtattaagatttagatagtaattcaAAACGCTCATATTCGGATAACGGATAATAATCACATTTAATAACCGTAATAACCGTTGCGTATGTggatattaattatataatgcGGATGCAGATATCTAAAATGGATAACTGCATTTTTGCATTTGCGTTTGCGGATATTGCtactaaccgcatccgcattttCATCCCTACCTGCTACGACATGTGTAGTCTACTTagttttcttaattaatagcTTAAATTAGTAGATGCctgttatatttttcattcGTGTTACTGGAAATAGTATTAgtgtatttgattttatttgtttttgtcttcATGAAGGTGTTTTCTTTTAGTTGgtcttccataattttttatgcATCTTAAACAATTGCTTGATACATAAACTACTCCTCTTTAACATTCTTgcagaaaattaattaatcatagGGCATTCTTGTCCCATATCTCCCATACAATGTACTTTACAAATTCTACAAGTCTCTCTTGTGTCCCTTCAATAGTGAGGTGGCTGTTAAAATCATAtcttgattaaaatttaataatgatcaatcGCAAGCCcgattgtgattttaaaagccacatcattgtTAGATGGATACAAAAGGGATAAAAGagtgacttctagcattactctactCTAAAAGGAGTTATACTATCTATTATCTTTACGATGCAGACTACTGTTTGATGCACTTTTTGTTATATACTGGTGATCTCCTATTGTTTAGTGTATAGCCTGGAGACATGCAATGTTTTATGTTCTGCATGCTAATTTCAGCCATGTTTTTTTAAGGATGGGAATGAAGTATTTTTCAGGATTAAGCGGAGCACTCAACTGAAGAAGCTTATGAATGCTTATTGTGATCGTCAGTCAGTGGAGTTCAACTCAATTGCATTCTTGTTTGATGGCCGTCGTCTCCGAGCGGAGCAGACTCCAGATGAGGTCTCAATATCTctctatgcgtgtgtgtgtgtgtgtctgtggATGGTTTGCATGCCATTGTTTGGGGCCCTAATTTAAAACTTTACATATTTCTTACTGCAGCTGGAAATGGAGGACGGAGATGAGATAGATGCGATGCTGCACCAAACCGGGGGTGCTATTGCCTAAAGGGTTTGGCAGGTCGTTTCTCTAGCAGGAGAGTGTTTGGAACTGTAATGTCTATTAATAATCTACTAAACAACCAGCCTTTTCTGAATTATGTTGGGATATGCcttgttaattttgaaagagTTTTGTAATCAGTTATTTCCTTGGGGATTATGTGCTTGTCTCATTTCGATTGAACTGTAAATTATTGATGGggttaaaaaataaagggacTAACGTTTTCAACATTTTTGTTCAAGCAAGTACTCCATCATGTCTTTCCTTTGAGAGATAATTAAATCCGAAGTTGGAGAAACAGAAGAGTATGAAACACAAACACACGCacactgatatatatatatatatatatatatatatatatatatatatgaaacacaAACACACGCacactgatatatatatatatatatatatatatatatatatatatatatatatatatatattatgttaaaaacaaaactacatGGGGTACTATTGCCCTGCTCAGAAGATCTCTTGAACAATACATTTAActaatttaatttcattatttttgcatttattcTATTTTCTGATAGTTGTTGGCCATTGAGACATTGTAACCAATTTGTTGCTGCATACATCTTGGTTCAATCCctcgctatatatatatatatatatatatttcttactGAGTTCTCTGAGCTTTGTAGATGTGGGCAATCTTAAGATCCGAGCTGATGTATGGGTGATCAACCTACATGACCAAATTGAATAGGATCAAGCATAACAAAACAAAGTCATTTCGATTTAGTTGCACTACTTTTTGGCTCCAAGCTAAATTGCAAGAAGACCTTCTAAGCTACGTAGGAGGATCTGAAAAATACCGAGGTTAAAGTCACAAAAATCACTAGAGGAAAATTGTGGCAAATATCTTTCTCACTAGCTATTAAGTaatcttaattaataatttctcACGTAACTTGATCATTTAACTTGTTGATTTTCCTATGAATTAGATGTTCCCACCCTTATTAGGATTCTCTCCTGTTGAAATAAATCGGAGAGTATCGGGTTCCTTTTAGTGTAGGGgcatttttgttcaaaaaaatgtaaaaacaacaaaaatgccCCTCCATTGTAATAAGGAACTGGATACTCTCCAGTTGATttgaattggagaggatccaTTTCCCCCTTCATTTTCCATGATTTTCACGTTCTTCCTGCAAGATTGTCAAACAAGGATTACTCATACGTCCCCATTCGGACTAGTTTTATACTATTAATAAGTCAGCTGCAATGAATTGACTATTGAGAGAGGAAAATTTCCAGACTAGGAAACTAAACATCACCATATATAAAGATAGCAAGATAAAATTCGAAGTAGAAAATTgcatgataaaagaaaaagcaaaattcGAGATGcctaaattttttaagtttttcgtGAGAAAGTGAAATAAATATGGATTATTGAAAAACTAAAGCACATGTGTTACAGTTTTTTCAATGAGCTAGATTTAATGTcaactttttcataaaaaaagggAGAGCGAAATTGAATTTGGaccattaaaaaattacaacacgTGTAGTGCTTTCTCATGGTAAAAAACATCTCATGAAAAGTTAATTAACTCAAAAAGTCAATGGTGTAATGAAACTCTCAAACTCATATCCACAAAACATAGAAAGATATATCACAATATGGATTTGGGTTAGGCATCAATAATTCAGATTTAATTTTGAACATGGCTTAGGTgctataacaaaaaataaaaaaataaaaataaatagagcatgtgctgtagttttttcaaaaaGGAGTGGTCCAGAATTAATTCCAAGTTTTTCATGAGAAAGAAATTTGGGGAATGAAATTAAATCTCgacggtaatttttttttacaacacttAAGCCAAGCAATTAGCCTCTTCAACTATGATACACAAGTATGTTGAAATTCATTTTTGTCATGCATATGTACGTGCCAATGTATATCTatggggggagagagagagagagagagagagagagttcagacCAGCTGGGAATTTAGTAATTATTATCTGGGTTTTTGAACCAGTGTATGCATTTTTTCATGCAACCAAATGCGCATTCCAAGTAAGGAACAGGGACTTGATCGTGCATGGCGTGCTCGCAGTCATGAACACAATATTTAGCGCAAACTCTAGAGTAGAGCGTTTTAACATCTAAAGAGGAAGGGCCATTGGCATGCGCTACTACTACTTGTAGCACCATCATACTCAACAGTAGTAGTGTCATGATGATCTTCACAATTCTGCACAGACCATATTCTTCCATTGCTTAATTCCTCAATCAGTGGAACGTACCCTTTTGTTATTTGCAACTTCAATTCAATCACCACAATTTATAACTACtaatgtttaaatattttattccgAAATTAAACCGATTCGTTCTCGCTTGGGATTGTGTACGtataattaaacaaaagtttttgGTTGGAACGAAGAGCTCTTAATTTAAAGAATGGTGACTTTTGGCGAAGCATATGGCTTGAGTTAATTAACTTTTGGTTCATGCATGCGCTATATTTGttggttatttttaaatcatttaaCGAGCTAATTAAGGACCACCATTTATTTCAAAGTTTATGCTTATCAAAGCATAAACATGTGAATCTAGAcaaatcatttttagttgtttgattgtgtttttgattggtttgcaaggtaattaattatgttcttaaaatatatatagaagtttGTTAAgctaatttaatttctttggaAGAAAAAGTTTCTTAACCCTATCATATATGCATGCCTCTTGATTTGGGTGTACGTTGTGTCGTGTGAATATGGTCAAACTTTATTTATGAGTTCTGATTAGCATCGGAATACATAATAGAAAGAGTTTGTGATGAAATGAAGATTCCTTTCTGTATATTGATATACTCAATCGGGTAAAGATATATAGACATACAAGATAATAGAGATCCCATAAACCATGAGATTACAAtgattacaaatattttatatgagAATTGCCTATGTAGTTAGTTGCCAATTATGAGTGAATTAATTGTTCTTTCCTTGTAGATATTGTCAAATATTATCTAGATTTTGATTCTACGTGTGGTGTACAATTGGTAGGAGAATCTGCAGGAGCAAACCAATCAGTAGCATTTATGGGATATATATAGTCAttgaaaaatgatttgtgggAGACGGTAAATCGTCCCCTGTGTATCAGCTCTCATAGTTATCTACACTAACACCCTCCCGCAAGAGAATGGGGAAGTACGTACACACTTGAAGAAATCAGGTAGCGGTGAGACGTACTTTGGTAAAGATATCAACCACTTGATCTGTAGatgaaataaattaaacttGATCGATGCAAATATCTCCATTGACATTAATCTTCTatctaataaaatgataattaattaattaaactctATATGTTTTATCTTGATATTAAACGGGATTAATGGACGCCAAAGGCAAAACTTCCACgttattatatcatatgactagaGGAGAAGCTAAATGAATTTTTAACTCCATAAAAAGCATATGCAaccaatataattatataattcaGCCGTACGTTGTAATTGCCATAGATCGATCGGTCAGCTTCTGCTTCCATGCTTGAGCGCGCCACCACGAATACATTGTTTCTTTGTACTTCAGGAAATTAAACCAATTATACccataaaaatatcaaatccaCGTGTTAATCTCCGATCATCGGGGCCTCGATCGACCCCAATCAGAATTACAATATGCCTACATTTGCAGCTAGCCGTccttaatttaaaatagaaaagaccATGATATTGTAGTGTTCCCTTGATCAAGTATCTTTGGACTCGTTTCGCCCATGTCCAGTAAGCTGTAGGGTGGCCGGTGTGCATATGATGCCATAATTGGTTGAAGTATCACTTAAAGGATCTCTATCTAGCTTGGATGTATTCAGCCCACTTTTGGCTGTACGTATACGTATTCAGCcatattttttaagaataattcaAACTGCCAGTatataattttctcttttttttaaaaaaaaaaagaagaaaagaaaagaaaatcaaactcgatccTAGGGTGTATTGCCActaagagaaatagagagataTTGCTTTTTGTAAGGTATTGGAGCTTGAT contains these protein-coding regions:
- the LOC133876427 gene encoding small ubiquitin-related modifier 1; this encodes MSGVTNQEEDKKPTDQSAHINLKVKGQDGNEVFFRIKRSTQLKKLMNAYCDRQSVEFNSIAFLFDGRRLRAEQTPDELEMEDGDEIDAMLHQTGGAIA